Proteins encoded in a region of the Poecilia reticulata strain Guanapo linkage group LG14, Guppy_female_1.0+MT, whole genome shotgun sequence genome:
- the fryb gene encoding protein furry homolog isoform X4: MATSQQDSGFFDISLKSLLKSLGGTSPVGLKPPIPPASGPLGERKGPVVMAPVNVDPESKPGEFVLKSLFANFTLLSERKIRIIMAEPLEKPLNKSLQRGEDPQFDQLISTMSSLAEYCLPSILKTLFDWYKRQNGLEDESHEYRPRANTKSKNDEQQKDYLLERRDLAIDFIFSLVLIEVLKQIPLHPLLDGLIQEVVNLAFKHFKYKEGYLGPNTGNMHIVADLYAEVVGVVAQSRFPAVRKKFISELKELRQKEQSTYVLQSTISLIMGLKFFRIKMYPVEDFEASFQFMQECAQYFLEVKDKDIKHSLAGLFVEILVPVAATVKNEVNVPCLRNFVESLYDTTLDLSSRKKHSLALYPLVTCLLCVSQKQFFLSRWHIFLNNCLSNLKNRDPKMARVALESLYRLLWVYMIRIKCESNTATQSRLTSITSTLFPKGSRSVVPRDMPLNIFVKIIQFIAQERLDFAMKEIIFDLLSVGKPAKAFSLNPERMNIGLRAFLVIADALQQKDGEPPMPNTGATLPSGNSLKKKKTYLSKTLTEEEAKLIGMSLYYSQVRKALDNILRHLDKEVGRCMMLTSVQMLNKEPEDMITGERKPKIDLFRTCVAAIPRILPDSMSKPELIDLLSRLTVHMDDELRLISQNSLQSLLLDFSDWREDVLFGYTHFLLREVQDTHQGLQDASVKLLLQLLTQWRLALQLQGKMRGGTDTSPRLPERSPHCSVLHAVEGLALLLLCSCQISTRKLAVGVLREIRCLFTALGHAEDDDKPMIEVLDQLSPAVMNSFVHVAHSDSSLPLSHHVDLQWLVEWSARLVSSSYDVKSPSYVWIFAQCVKDPWVLCLHIFLRQEHLPKHCSTALGYAWPYVFTRLQLLLPLVDPNSPVNAKKTNTAGSSDSYISLWRNYLILCLGVAKPSIMSPGHLRASTPEITATTPDGSVTYDNKVIGTPSVAWLLKQLVPLMRAESLEITESLVLGFGCTNALVFRELVEELHPLMKEALERRPENKKRRERRDLLRLQLLRIFELLASAGVISDSTNGALERDSLALGALFLEYVDLTRMLLEAENEKELDVLKDIRAHFSGMVANLIQCIPVHHRRFLFPQQSLRHHLFILFSQWAGPFSVMFTPLDRYSDRNHQITRYQYCALKAMSAVLCCGPVFDNVGLSTDGYLYKWLDNILACHDLRVHRLGCEVVILLLELNPDQINLFNWAVDRCFTGSHQLASGCFKAIATVCGNRNYPFDLVTLLNLVLFKASDSNREIYEISMQLMQVLETRLCAYSKRMVEQKPGNILYGTHGPLPPLYSVNLSQLSIQLASMYPELTLPLFSEVSQRFPTTHPNGRQIMLSYLLPWLSNIELVDTGLLPPASSPCTPEEETRSQTQGMTPSLRGNGWGSLQATSLVLNNLMFMTAKYGDEVPGPEIENAWNALVSNERWSNNLRITLQFLISLCGVSSDTTLLPYIKKVVIYLCRNNTIQTMEELLFELQQTDPVNPVVLHCDNPPFYRFAASSKASTSQTGTTSSSNTVVAGQENLPDTDENKLVRENGERRARAHNRLESRYSNSSGGSYEDEKNDPLPPYAGWLLGVLETNRPQPLPMPVNGGCWAPLVDYLPETITPRGPLHRCNIAVIFMTEMVVDHSVREDWALHLPLLLHALFLGLDHYRPEVYEHSKRLLLHLLIALSCNNNFQVIASVLMLTREITDNKTLTIKSSYHSEYQQSQAPDFLREWQASPVVDSGLSSTSNSSSASLGGGSTGGSVGNLPLVTPDDLEDLENAPNETDEKTNKLIEFLSTSAWSTVLFLLRAFGPLWAHEDITPKNPNSKSTDQLSNFLRHVVSVFKESKSDFHLEQQLSDVALQTALCSSSRHYAGRSFQIFRALKQPINNHAVSDLVSRLVEVVGEHGDEVQGYVMEVLLTLEAVVVNLAECLKNSDLMAALTRTSSPDFVMSDKLMNRKSTGQLNFPGPGFAGLSSQRHQRSYSVPKKFGECGNVLSDPPRSATLDRIQACNSHGLLSRVARTPGSCTSSTNRIDPSALSDPSHVSHPSSILATVFWVAVSLMESDFEFEYQMSLRLVHKLLSKVPLDRAENRERLEKLQAQLRWSGFSGIQQLLLKGFTSQTTSDLTLQLFCQLTPVSRVPVVDSSQSIGFPLNVLCLLPHLVQNFSHPTQFCKESAERIAQVCLEEKNTKLSHLAHVMTLYKTRSYTRDPFSWVSVVCRYLHEAFSDITLNMVTYMAELLDKGIPNMQLPLLQIIYCLLSHMDLTAVQVKQFNGDVMKTIEKFVHTVHWKDALNILKLVVSRSASLVHPSYIHSQGDLSNLEVSRVWDGSAKALPGKTLDFTFDISETPVIGRRFDGLQGSGGREGKARAMAVTRSTSSTSSGSNSNTILVPVSWRRPQSSQKRTREKLVNVLSLCGQEVGLTKNPSVIFSSCGDLDMMEVRESGVSSEEGGTREDTLDDTASEQQFRVFRDFDFLDVELEDGEELQGETVDNFNWGVRRRSLDSTELGDLLEESQHSGSTPSLGHEDPHDSDESSEEEESSTSQSLSHSQLTNPSPSEETNHTDSLSTSYDISAEHQPLNATTPGQGVLSDDHGGLHVRLCGEDEDTQAQDDEFSLSAHELPHGSDCGESFTLDLPGQPQDQLLNIARGLNPNYCQPPLDFLPSLRDDVDDLEDLGFPPPPSPFFSAILAAFQPTVCDDAEEAWRCHVSQLVTDSDGSCAVYTFQVFSSLFKNIQGKFCTLTNDVATYLGEGLRGIGSKFLKSSQMLTTCSDCPTIYIDADTIMSYGLLEKMKFSALELQEYLDTYNSREDAAVSWLRNCKDTFPRCPVENVVTCQPGDSEEKQMESLAQLELCQRLYKLHFQLLLLFQSYCSLIGQVHAISSVPELLNMSRELTDLKSSLQAAEAAVASDLEHKHLAHTHAHAAQLAAMVVPDFPTSEVAVQAILECLRSHEFTKAVCYIQECRRQWPSGVFGGSSETEVQTLLNIYFRHQTLGQTGTIALVGSRQDLSLICSKLLELNGEIRDMIRRAQGYRVVTTYLPDSSASGTSL, translated from the exons ATCCAAGAAGTCGTCAATTTGGCTTTCAAGCACTTCAAATACAAAGAAGG GTATCTTGGGCCCAACACTGGCAACATGCACATAGTGGCTGACCTTTATGCAGAAGTAGTGGGAGTTGTTGCTCAGTCAAG GTTCCCAGCAGTGAGGAAGAAGTTCATCTCTGAGCTCAAAGAGCTGAGACAAAAGGAGCAAAGCACGTATGTCCTTCAGTCCACAATCAGCCTCATCATGGGACTCAAATTTTTCCGCATCAAAATGTACCCAGTGGAGGACTTTGAGGCCTCTTTTCAGTTCATGCAG GAGTGTGCACAGTATTTCCTGGAAGTGAAGGATAAAGACATCAAGCACTCATTAGCTGGACTCTTTGTGGAAATACTTGTACCTGTTGCTGCT ACTGTGAAGAATGAGGTGAATGTTCCCTGCTTACGAAATTTTGTAGAGAGTTTATACGATACCACTCTGGACCTCTCCTCTAGGAAGAAGCACTCTCTG GCTCTCTATCCTTTGGTGACGTGCCTGCTGTGTGTCAGTCAGAAGCAGTTCTTTCTCAGCCGATGGCACATTTTCCTAAACAACTGCCTCTCAAACCTCAAG AACAGAGATCCCAAGATGGCACGTGTGGCTCTAGAGTCACTCTACCGCTTGCTGTGGGTCTACATGATCCGGATAAAGTGTGAGAGCAACACTGCAACCCAGAG CCGTCTGACGTCCATCACCTCCACATTGTTTCCTAAAGGGAGTCGTAGTGTTGTGCCCAGAGACATGCCCCTCAATATCTTTGTCAAGATTATCCAGTTTATTGCTCAG GAGAGACTGGATTTTGCCATGAAGGAGATCATTTTTGACCTTTTGAGTGTTGGGAAACCTGCCAAAGCCTTCAGTCTGAACCCAGAG CGTATGAACATTGGTCTGCGCGCATTCCTGGTGATAGCAGATGCTCTTCAGCAGAAGGACGGAGAGCCCCCAATGCCAAACACTGGAGCAACTCTGCCCTCTGGAAACtctttaaagaagaagaagacataTCTCAGCAAAACACTAACTGAGGAGGAGGCCAAGCTAATAG GGATGTCGCTGTACTACTCCCAAGTGCGGAAAGCTCTGGACAACATCCTCAGACACTTGGACAAAGAGGTTGGTCGTTGCATGATGCTCACCAGCGTCCAGATGCTCAACAAAGAACCAGAGGATATGATCAC CGGAGAGAGGAAGCCTAAAATCGACCTGTTTCGGACGTGTGTGGCGGCCATTCCCCGTATCCTTCCTGACAGCATGTCCAAACCAGAGCTTATTGACTTACTTTCACG ACTTACAGTGCACATGGACGATGAACTTCGACTCATTTCTCAAAACTCCCTGCAGAGCCTCTTACTTGATTTCTCAGACTGGAGGGAAGACGTTCTGTTTGGTTACACACATTTCCTTTTACGTGAG GTCCAAGACACCCATCAGGGTCTTCAGGATGCATCTGTCaagctcctcctgcagctgctcacACAGTGGAGGCTCGCTCTGCAGCTCCAGGGGAAGATGCGAGGGGGAACTGAT ACCAGCCCCAGGCTTCCAGAGCGCAGCCCTCATTGCTCAGTGCTCCATGCGGTGGAGGGACTGgcgctgctgctcctctgctcgTGTCAGATCAGCACGAGAAAGCTAGCTGTCGGTGTGTTAAGAGAAATACGCTGCCTGTTTACTGCTCTGGGACATGCAGAG GATGATGACAAACCCATGATAGAGGTCTTGGACCAGCTGAGCCCCGCTGTAATGAACAGCTTTGTTCACGTGGCTCACTCTGACTCA TCGTTACCGCTCAGTCACCACGTTGACCTACAGTGGCTTGTAGAGTGGTCGGCTCGGCTGGTGAGCAGTTCATACGACGTGAAGAGTCCCAGCTACGTCTGGATCTTCGCACAATGTGTGAAGGACCCATGGGTGCTCTGCCTGCACATATTCCTGCGACAGGAGCACCTGCCCAAGCACTGCTCTACCGCACTGGGATACGCATGGCCCTACGTTTTCACACGCCTGCAGCTGCTTTTGCCTCTGGTTGACCCTAA cagccCAGTTAATGCGAAGAAGACCAACACGGCAGGCTCCAGTGACAGCTACATTTCACTGTGGCGTAATTATTTGATCCTGTGTCTGGGTGTAGCCAAACCTAGCATCATGTCACCTGGCCACCTGAGGGCTTCCACACCTGAGATCACCGCCACCACCCCTGATGGAAGTGTTACTTATGACAACAAG GTCATAGGAACTCCCTCTGTCGCCTGGCTGTTAAAACAGCTTGTCCCACTGATGAGAGCTGAGAGCCTGGAGATCACAGAATCTCTGGTGTTGGGGTTCGGATGCACAAACGCTCTAGTCTTCAG GGAACTGGTTGAAGAACTCCATCCACTGATGAAAGAAGCACTGGAACGTAGACCAGAG AACAAGAAacgcagagagaggagggatCTCCTCAGGCTGCAGCTACTGAGGATCTTTGAGCTGTTGGCCAGTGCAGGAGTCATCAGTGACAG CACCAATGGAGCTCTGGAGCGAGATTCCTTGGCACTAGGAGCTTTGTTCCTTGAGTATGTGGATCTAACCCGGATGCTTCTGGAAGCTGAGAATGAGAAAGAGCTGGATGTCCTTAAAGACATCAGAGCTCATTTCAGTGGGATGGTGGCTAATCTTATCCAGTGTATTCCAG TCCACCACAGGCGCTTCCTCTTCCCTCAGCAGTCGCTAAGACACcacctcttcatcctcttcagCCAGTGGGCCGGACCCTTCAGTGTTATGTTTACTCCCCTCGATCGCTACAGTGATCGCAATCACCAGATCACTCGCTATCAGTACTGTGCCCTCAAg GCCATGTCTGCAGTTTTGTGTTGTGGTCCAGTTTTTGACAATGTGGGTCTGTCCACTGATGGATATCTCTACAAATGGCTGGACAACATCCTGGCCTGTCATGACCTGCGG GTGCATCGTCTCGGGTGTGAAGTAGTCATACTTCTTTTAGAGCTGAACCCAGACCAAATTAATCTGTTCAACTGGGCTGTGGATCGCTGCTTCACAGGATCTCACCAACTGGCCTCTGGCTGCTTTAAGGCCATCGCCACAGTCTGCGGCAATAG GAATTATCCATTTGACCTGGTGACTTTGCTCAATCTTGTGCTGTTTAAGGCCTCAGACAGCAACAGGGAGATATATGAAATCTCCATGCAGCTCATGCAG GTGCTGGAGACCCGACTGTGTGCATACTCTAAGAGGATGGTGGAGCAAAAGCCGGGTAATATTTTGTATGGGACACACGGCCCACTACCTCCGCTCTACAGCGTCAACCTGTCTCAGCTCTCCATCCAGCTAGCCAGCATGTATCCCGAACTCACACTTCCTCTGTTTTCAG AGGTGAGCCAACGTTTCCCCACTACACATCCTAATGGCAGACAGATCATGCTGTCCTACCTGCTGCCCTGGCTTAGTAACATTGAGCTGGTGGATACGGGGCTCCTGCCTCCAGCTTCAAGCCCCTGCACGCCTGAGGAAGAAACCCGCAGTCAGACGCAGGGCATGACCCCCAGTCTGAGAGGGAACGGATGGGGGTCCTTGCAGGCGACGTCCTTGGTACTCAACAACCTCATGTTCATGACCGCTAAG TATGGAGATGAAGTTCCTGGACCTGAGATCGAGAATGCCTGGAATGCTCTGGTGTCCAACGAGAGGTGGAGCAACAACCTGCGAATCACTCTGCAGTTCCTTATCAGTCTGTGTGGCGTCAGCAGCGACACCACATTGTTGCCGTAt attaaaaaagtTGTGATCTACTTGTGTCGAAACAACACCATCCAGACTATGGAAGAGCTTCtgtttgagctgcagcagactGATCCAGTCAATCCTGTAGTTTTGCACTGTGACAATCCTCCCTTCTATCGCTTCGCTGCCAGCAGCAAAGCCTCGACTTCACAGACAG GCACCACATCCAGCAGCAACACTGTGGTGGCCGGTCAGGAGAACCTACCGGACACAGATGAAAATAAGCTGGTCAGAGAGAATGGAGAGCG GAGGGCGAGGGCTCACAACAGGCTGGAGTCCCGCTACAGCAACAGCTCTGGAGGTTCCTATGAGGATGAAAAGA atGACCCTCTGCCACCATACGCTGGATGGCTTCTTGGTGTTTTGGAGACCAACCGGCCTCAGCCCTTACCCATGCCTGTTAACGGGGGCTGCTGGGCCCCTCTGGTAGACTACCTTCCAGAAACCATTACTCCCAGAGGACCTCTGCATAG GTGCAATATTGCTGTCATCTTTATGACTGAAATGGTGGTGGACCACAGCGTGAGGGAAGATTGGGCGTTGCACCTGCCCCTGTTACTTCACGCCCTCTTCTTAG GTCTTGATCACTACAGACCAGAAGTTTATGAACACAGCAAACGCCTCCTTCTTCACCTCCTTATTGCTCTCTCCTGCAACAACAACTTCCAG GTAATAGCATCAGTGCTGATGTTGACGAGGGAAATCACAGACAATAAGACCCTTACTATTAAGTCCAGCTACCACTCAGAGTATCAGCAGTCAC AAGCGCCTGACTTCCTGCGAGAGTGGCAGGCGTCTCCTGTGGTGGACTCGGGACTCAGTTCCACCTCCAACTCATCCTCTGCCAGTCTGGGTGGTGGGAGCACTGGAGGCAGTGTTGGAAATTTGCCCCTCGTAACTCCAGATGACCTTGAAGATCTGGAAAATGCGCCCAATGAGACGGAcgagaaaacaaacaagcttaTCGAGTTCCTCTCCACGAG TGCCTGGAGTACTGTGTTGTTCTTGCTCAGAGCTTTTGGGCCGTTGTGGGCACACGAGGACATCACTCCAAAGAACCCCAACTCCAAGAGCACAGACCAGCTTTCCAACTTCCTACGACATGTTGTCTCTGTCTTCAAGGAGTCCAAGTCTG ACTTCCacctggagcagcagctgagtGATGTGGCGTTGCAGACAGCTCTGTGCAGCTCCTCGCGTCACTACGCTGGGCGATCCTTCCAGATCTTCAGGGCCCTCAAACAGCCAATCAACAACCACGCCGTCTCTGACCTGGTCTCACGCCTTGTGGAGGTGGTGGGAGAACATGGGGACGAGGTGCAG GGCTATGTGATGGAGGTCCTGTTGACGCTGGAGGCTGTAGTGGTGAATCTAGCAGAGTGTCTAAAGAACAGTGATCTCATGGCAGCTCTCACAAG gACATCCTCACCAGACTTTGTGATGAGTGACAAACTGATGAACAGAAAGAGCACAGGTCAGCTGAACTTCCCTGGCCCTGGGTTTGCTGGTCTCTCATCACAACGACATCAGCGCTCCTATTCTGTCCCCAAGAAATTTGGCGAGTGTGGTAACGTGTTGAGTGATCCTCCCCGCAGTGCAACTCTGGATCGTATACAG GCTTGCAACAGTCACGGTCTGTTGTCCCGCGTAGCGAGGACCCCAGGGTCCTGCACATCATCGACCAATCGTATTGATCCTAGTGCGCTGTCAGACCCTTCACACGTTTCCCATCCCTCATCGATCCTGGCCACGGTCTTCTGGGTAGCTGTGTCACTCATGGAGTCCGATTTTGAGTTTGAATACCAGATGTCTCTTCGACTTGTTCACAAGCTGCTGTCAAAG GTGCCCCTGGACAGAGCGGAGAACCGTGAACGACTGGAAAAGCTGCAGGCTCAGTTGAGATGGAGTGGGTTCTCTGGCATTCAGCAGCTTTTGCTGAAAGGTTTTACCTCCCAGACGACATCTGACCTGACTTTACAACTATTCTGCCAGCTCACGCCGGTGTCACGAGTGCCTGTTGTTGATAGCTCACAGTCTATAG GTTTTCCTCTGAACGTGTTGTGTCTGTTGCCTCACCTCGTCCAGAACTTCAGCCATCCAACACAGTTTTGTAAGGAGAGCGCTGAGAGGATTGCACAg GTGTGTCTGGAGGAGAAGAACACAAAGCTGTCCCACCTGGCACATGTGATGACTCTCTATAAGACCAGATCCTACACGCGGGACCCTTTCTCATGGGTCAGTGTGGTCTGCCGCTACCTCCACGAGGCGTTCTCCGATATTACACTCAACATGGTCACCTATATGGCTGAG CTGCTAGATAAGGGCATCCCCAACATGCAGCTGCCTCTTCTTCAGATCATCTACTGTCTGCTCAGTCACATGGACCTGACAGCTGTTCAAGTCAAACAGTTCAATGGTGATGTCATGAAAACAATCGAAAAGTTTGTCCAT ACGGTACACTGGAAGGACGCTTTGAACATCCTAAAACTGGTAGTTTCACGTTCTGCCAGTCTAGTACACCCGTCGTATATCCACTCTCAAGGAGATCTTTCCAATCTTGAGGTCAGCAGAGTGTGGGATGGTTCAGCTAAGGCTCTGCCGGGGAAAACCCTGGATTTCACGTTTGACATCTCTGAG ACACCAGTTATCGGACGTCGCTTTGATGGGCTCCAGGGTTCTGGGGGCAGAGAGGGGAAGGCCAGAGCTATGGCTGTAACACGAAgcacctcctccacctcctctggATCAAATTCCAACACCATCCTGGTGCCTGTCAGCTGGAGGCGTCCACAATCATCTCAG AAAAGAACCAGAGAGAAGCTGGTAAACGTCTTGTCTCTGTGCGGACAAGAAGTGGGACTTACCAAGAACCCATCC GTGATTTTCTCGTCCTGCGGTGACTTGGACATGATGGAGGTGCGGGAGAGCGGGGTTTCCTCAGAGGAGGGCGGCACCAGAGAGGACACCCTGGATGACACTGCCAGCGAACAGCAGTTCAGAGTTTTCAGGGATTTTGATTTCCTGGATGTGGAGCTGGAGGATGGGGAg GAGCTTCAG GGTGAGACTGTTGACAACTTTAATTGGGGCGTGCGGCGACGGTCTCTGGACAGCACCGAACTGGGAGACCTGCTGGAGGAGAGCCAGCACTCAGGCAGCACCCCGAGTTTGGGTCACGAAGACCCCCACGACTCAGACGAGTcctcagaggaagaggagtccTCAACAAGCCAGAGCCTCTCCCACTCCCAGCTT ACCAACCCTTCTCCATCAGAGGAAACCAACCACACTGATTCTCTATCTACTTCTTACGACATCTCAGCTGAACACCAGCCTTTGAATGCAACAACCCCAGGCCAGGGAGTCCTCAGTGATGATCACGGAGGCCTGCAT GTGAGGCTGTGTGGTGAGGATGAGGACACTCAGGCTCAGGACGATGAGTTCTCTCTGAGCGCTCATGAGCTGCCTCACGGCTCAGACTGTGGCGAGAGCTTTACCCTGGATTTACCAGGCCAGCCTCAGGATCAGCTCTTGAATATTGCCCGTGGTCTCAACCCAAACTACTGCCAGCCACCGCTGGACTTTCTGCCCAG CCTACGTGATGATGTAGATGACCTGGAGGATCTTGGGTTTCCAcctcctccctctccttttTTCTCTGCCATCTTGGCTGCGTTCCAACCGACAGTGTGTGATGATGCCGAGGAGGCGTGGCGTTGTCATGTCAGCCAGCTTGTGACAGATTCTGATGGGTCGTGTGCCGTCTACACTTTTCAAGTCTTCTCGTCTCTCTTTAAG AACATTCAGGGGAAATTCTGCACCTTGACAAATGATGTCGCTACATACCTTGGTGAGGGATTAAGGGGCATTGGGTCAAAGTTTCTCAAGTCCTCCCAGATGCTGACCACATGCTCAGATTGCCCAACAATCTATATTGATGCTGACACG ATTATGTCCTACGGTCTCCTGGAGAAGATGAAGTTCAGTGCATTGGAGCTGCAGGAGTATCTTGATACGTACAACAGCAGAGAGGACGCTGCTGTTTCG TGGCTGAGGAACTGTAAGGATACGTTTCCTAGATGTCCTGTTGAAAACGTGGTCACCTGCCAACCTGGAGACTCAGAAGAGAAG CAAATGGAGTCTCTTGCA CAACTGGAGCTTTGCCAGAGGCTCTATAAGCTGCACTTCCAGCTCCTCTTACTGTTCCAGTCCTACTGTTCGCTCATTGGTCAGGTTCACGCCATCAGCTCCGTGCCAGAG CTGCTAAACATGTCTCGAGAGCTCACGGATCTGAAGAGCAGTCTGCAGGCGGCAGAGGCAGCTGTAGCTAGCGACCTGGAGCACAAACACTTGGCCCACACCCACGCACACGCCGCGCAGTTGGCAGCCATGGTTGTCCCTGACTTTCCCACCTCTGAGGTAGCGGTGCAGGCCATACTGGAGTGCCTTAGGAGCCACGAGTTCACCAAAGCTGTGTGCTACATCCAGGAGTGCAG GAGGCAGTGGCCCAGCGGTGTGTTTGGCGGCAGCTCAGAGACCGAGGTTCAGACACTGCTCAACATCTACTTCCGTCACCAGACCCTGGGCCAGACAGGCACCATCGCTCTGGTGGGCTCCCGGCAGGACCTCAGCCTCATCTGCTCCAAGCTGCTGGAGCTCAACGGCGAGATCCGCGACATGATTCGCCGCGCCCAGGGTTACCGGGTCGTCACAACTTACCTCCCCGACTCCAGCGCCTCCGGGACAAGCCTCTGA